A single genomic interval of Mucilaginibacter boryungensis harbors:
- a CDS encoding S41 family peptidase, whose translation MAKIKSSYKAIGFSAGVIGLALLVWSFNDDLFQISKNLDVFASLYKEVNINYVDDINSAKMLKTGVDAMLDNLDPYTEFVPESEIEDYKLRYVSTQYGGIGAGIFVRDNKIYVSDVFEGFPAQKADMRPGDQLLKINDIDLNGKNNDQVSLLLKGAKGAAIKILVKRDAAAPVEKNLVREEIKQPNVSYFGMVDGNMGYIKLDKFLENSAEEVTNALVSLKKNNPNGIILDLRSNGGGILQEAVKIVNLFVAKDQEVVSQKGKVKEKNYSYRTVSDPLEPNLPLVVLVNAHSASASEITAGALQDLDRAVVIGQRSYGKGLVQQTFNLPYNSLVKITIAKYYIPSGRCVQEVDYTHRKDDGSLSKVADSMMHEFKTKDGRSVYDGSGVYPDLFMKQEKFADITQTLVGKLFIFDYANKYRNTHPQIAPVKGFTLSDADYADFVKYLSDKNYSYSTASEKVLDAFKTEATKEKGFSEVQTEYDALKAKMLASKKNDLQQHKDEIKQVLENEIASRYYFDKGRYEVNFKYDKELARAVKTMQDKNQVAAILKGEGSYKVIGKPQLAMAGKKKDSGEDN comes from the coding sequence ATGGCAAAAATAAAAAGCAGTTATAAAGCAATAGGATTTTCGGCAGGTGTGATAGGTTTGGCCCTGCTTGTATGGAGTTTCAACGACGACCTGTTCCAGATATCCAAAAATCTGGACGTATTTGCCTCCCTTTATAAAGAAGTCAATATTAACTATGTTGATGATATAAATTCGGCTAAAATGCTGAAAACCGGTGTGGATGCCATGCTGGATAACCTTGATCCCTATACGGAATTCGTCCCCGAATCGGAAATTGAAGATTACAAGCTACGCTATGTAAGTACCCAATATGGCGGCATTGGCGCAGGCATTTTTGTGCGCGATAATAAAATATATGTATCGGATGTATTTGAAGGGTTCCCGGCCCAAAAAGCCGATATGCGCCCCGGCGATCAGCTTTTAAAAATTAATGATATTGACCTTAACGGTAAAAATAACGATCAGGTAAGTTTGCTGCTAAAAGGGGCCAAAGGCGCAGCCATTAAAATATTGGTAAAGCGCGATGCTGCCGCCCCGGTTGAAAAAAACCTGGTGCGCGAGGAGATCAAACAACCCAACGTATCCTATTTCGGTATGGTTGATGGCAATATGGGTTACATAAAGCTGGATAAGTTCCTGGAAAATTCGGCCGAGGAGGTAACTAACGCGTTAGTGTCGCTGAAAAAGAACAACCCTAACGGTATTATCCTCGATCTAAGGTCGAACGGTGGAGGTATTTTGCAGGAAGCTGTAAAAATTGTGAACTTGTTTGTAGCAAAAGACCAGGAAGTTGTATCCCAAAAAGGAAAGGTTAAAGAAAAAAATTACAGCTACCGTACGGTAAGCGACCCACTGGAACCTAACCTGCCATTGGTAGTGCTGGTGAACGCGCATTCGGCCTCGGCTTCAGAAATTACCGCAGGGGCTTTGCAGGATTTAGACCGCGCCGTGGTGATCGGTCAGCGCAGCTATGGCAAAGGGCTGGTGCAGCAAACCTTTAATCTTCCTTATAATAGTTTAGTTAAAATCACTATCGCTAAATACTATATCCCATCGGGCCGTTGCGTGCAGGAGGTTGATTATACCCACCGCAAGGATGACGGCAGCCTTTCAAAAGTTGCCGATTCGATGATGCACGAATTTAAGACCAAGGATGGTCGCTCGGTTTACGATGGCAGTGGTGTATACCCCGATCTGTTTATGAAGCAGGAGAAGTTTGCCGATATTACCCAAACCCTGGTGGGCAAGCTTTTCATTTTTGATTATGCTAACAAATACCGCAATACCCATCCGCAAATTGCCCCGGTAAAAGGGTTTACCCTTAGCGATGCTGATTACGCAGATTTTGTAAAATATCTGTCGGATAAAAACTATTCGTACAGTACTGCGTCGGAAAAAGTGCTTGACGCCTTTAAGACCGAGGCGACTAAAGAGAAGGGATTTAGCGAAGTACAAACCGAATACGATGCCCTGAAAGCCAAAATGCTGGCCAGCAAAAAAAACGACCTGCAACAGCATAAAGACGAGATAAAGCAGGTGCTTGAAAATGAAATAGCATCGCGCTATTATTTTGATAAAGGCCGCTACGAAGTAAACTTTAAATATGATAAGGAACTGGCTCGCGCGGTGAAAACCATGCAGGATAAAAACCAGGTTGCCGCCATATTAAAAGGCGAAGGCAGTTATAAAGTTATTGGCAAACCGCAACTGGCCATGGCTGGTAAGAAAAAGGATAGCGGGGAAGATAATTAG
- a CDS encoding porin family protein, with amino-acid sequence MKKYVLSIAMLMAVAIGAKAQFNLGIKGGVNFSKINTDNLNESTKTGYQAGLFARFGGGLYLQPEIYLGSRGGKFETSNNNFSGDVNFTTLNVPLLIGGRVIGTNKVNLRVMAGPIYSYNISKSQSFADNFNGAYADFGNYKKSTLGYQAGAGVDLGAITADLRYEGSLTKINDNYGQRPSLWAVSVGFKIF; translated from the coding sequence ATGAAAAAGTACGTATTGAGTATAGCAATGCTGATGGCCGTGGCCATTGGTGCTAAAGCACAATTTAATTTGGGTATTAAGGGCGGTGTAAACTTCTCGAAGATAAATACCGATAACCTGAACGAGTCGACCAAGACTGGCTATCAGGCAGGCTTATTTGCCCGTTTTGGCGGCGGTTTGTACCTACAGCCCGAAATTTACCTGGGCAGCCGCGGCGGCAAGTTTGAAACATCAAACAACAATTTTAGCGGTGATGTTAATTTTACTACACTGAATGTGCCTTTATTAATAGGCGGCCGTGTAATAGGTACCAACAAGGTTAATTTGCGGGTAATGGCTGGCCCGATTTATTCTTACAACATTAGCAAAAGCCAAAGTTTTGCTGATAATTTTAATGGCGCTTATGCCGATTTTGGCAACTACAAAAAAAGCACGCTGGGTTACCAGGCCGGTGCCGGGGTTGATTTAGGCGCTATTACCGCCGATTTGCGTTACGAAGGCAGCCTGACAAAAATTAACGATAATTATGGCCAGCGACCAAGCCTGTGGGCAGTAAGCGTAGGGTTTAAAATATTCTAA
- a CDS encoding OmpA family protein: protein MKTLRIKIAALSIAVVTTGLLAPGCNSFTKTQKGAAIGAGAGGVVGAFIGKAAGNTALGAVIGGAVGGTAGAVIGHKMDKQAAEIKQTVPGATVVRQGEGIIVKFDSGILFDVDKTGLKPAAKSNLENLAKSLANNPQTNILIVGHTDNTGTDTHNMDLSIRRAEAVKSYLVSSGVDGARLNTQGKGEIEPIADNATADGRSQNRRVEIAIVANEQMKAEAKQGQ, encoded by the coding sequence ATGAAAACTTTAAGAATTAAGATAGCGGCGTTAAGCATAGCTGTCGTAACAACGGGATTATTAGCGCCCGGTTGTAACTCATTTACAAAAACACAAAAAGGCGCGGCTATCGGCGCAGGCGCAGGCGGCGTTGTAGGCGCCTTTATAGGTAAAGCGGCAGGTAACACTGCTTTAGGAGCTGTAATTGGCGGCGCGGTTGGCGGTACTGCCGGCGCAGTGATAGGCCATAAAATGGATAAACAGGCAGCTGAAATAAAGCAAACCGTTCCGGGTGCTACGGTAGTGCGCCAGGGCGAAGGTATTATTGTGAAGTTTGATTCGGGCATTTTATTTGATGTGGATAAAACCGGATTGAAACCTGCTGCAAAAAGTAATCTTGAAAATCTGGCTAAATCGCTGGCAAATAATCCACAAACCAACATACTTATTGTGGGCCATACCGATAATACCGGTACCGATACACATAATATGGATCTGTCTATCCGCCGTGCCGAAGCTGTAAAATCGTATTTGGTAAGCAGTGGGGTAGATGGGGCTCGTTTAAATACACAGGGTAAAGGCGAAATTGAACCTATTGCCGATAACGCCACTGCCGATGGGCGCTCGCAAAACCGCCGTGTAGAGATAGCCATTGTTGCTAACGAACAAATGAAGGCTGAAGCAAAGCAGGGGCAATAA
- a CDS encoding HYC_CC_PP family protein translates to MFKKISVLTLVLLYFVTASGFALNLHYCGKTLASVKIDAPAKKCSPVKMKCCHDKQVVVKVKDAHQAKTPSLLSKLFYVDLPKLPFEDYIFPPQDEATDEPAQRGPPNGGCSTPVYIQNCSLRI, encoded by the coding sequence ATGTTTAAAAAAATAAGCGTTTTAACTTTGGTGCTGCTGTACTTTGTTACAGCATCGGGCTTTGCGCTTAATTTACATTATTGTGGTAAAACATTAGCATCGGTTAAAATAGATGCGCCGGCCAAAAAATGCAGCCCGGTAAAAATGAAATGCTGCCACGATAAGCAAGTGGTAGTTAAGGTAAAAGACGCCCACCAGGCAAAAACGCCATCGCTTTTAAGCAAACTATTTTATGTAGACCTGCCCAAGCTACCCTTCGAGGATTATATTTTCCCGCCGCAGGATGAAGCTACTGACGAACCCGCCCAGCGTGGCCCGCCTAATGGGGGATGCAGCACACCTGTATATATCCAAAATTGCTCACTCCGTATTTGA
- a CDS encoding heavy-metal-associated domain-containing protein, giving the protein MKFLKIFSLLLALGIGAAKAQFVKAEVQVSGLTCSMCSKATEKALRTLEFIGDIKPDLNRNVFVITFKSNTPVSLDQISKKVQNAGFSVNNLKATFNFASTKLNSNTFSYSGDTYLVVAGADKAPSGPTTVTVVDKGFAPPSVYKKYAGINPADAKTGRVYRVII; this is encoded by the coding sequence ATGAAATTTCTGAAAATATTTTCTTTATTGCTGGCTTTAGGTATAGGCGCAGCAAAAGCCCAATTTGTTAAAGCCGAGGTACAGGTAAGCGGCCTCACCTGTTCCATGTGTTCAAAGGCAACCGAGAAAGCCCTCCGTACACTTGAATTCATCGGTGATATTAAACCCGATCTTAACCGCAACGTTTTTGTGATTACTTTTAAAAGCAACACTCCGGTCAGTTTAGATCAGATCAGCAAAAAAGTGCAGAATGCAGGTTTTTCTGTTAATAACCTGAAAGCTACGTTCAATTTTGCCTCTACTAAACTTAACAGCAATACGTTTAGCTATTCTGGCGATACCTATTTGGTGGTAGCCGGTGCCGATAAAGCCCCAAGCGGCCCAACAACAGTTACTGTGGTTGATAAAGGATTTGCTCCCCCATCTGTTTATAAAAAGTATGCAGGTATTAACCCCGCTGATGCTAAAACAGGCCGGGTTTACCGGGTAATAATTTAA
- a CDS encoding OmpA family protein — protein sequence MIKYILVFLFVSLLIQPLQAQELTSRRTQADRLFERAEYFKSLDLYLKLAEADKPQPSVIERVADCYRLMNNYEQAEEWYARAAAMKGVKPISIYYYAEVLLRDKKFEKAKEQYKRYFAGGPKDQLDFKLAACDSAVAWSSRVGNYKVTNEKKMNSIYGDWGVSYLNTDRLIYTSDRSTGDYKGDKGIYYRTGNEWLKLFKYDVAHNETEEIAFDNTGDINLSKDYHTGPMAVNATGDTAYITVTTRLSTGDLPDIKTPFDQHLYIRRLELIMATKAGNGKWGNFKRFPYNNVNAYSIGHAALSKNGQILYFTSDMPGGFGKTDIWYSEKTSDGKWGKPVNCGNTINTPADEAFPSIGGDGKLYFSSRGLPGMGGYDIFSAKGSGAIWSTPVNLKYPLNSTSDDFCFVSIDGRTGYLSSDRQGGQGSDDIYSFIYTGHDNPEKPIAAIKPPNTIPATNKAAVGVPAPGEGLANATPTISSGNVPTRLITLQGKIFESTSRQPIDSVTVLLKNAHGETIGGGMALKNQMFSFPVTSGQDYLVEARRVGYYPSTQRISTAGMDASGNKVVTVNLNLTIEHLEIGKTFIIRNIYYDLNRANIRPDAMVELDKLVAIMRENPTMRIELSSHTDSRGSDYYNMLLSYARAISAVAYLKRHGIAENRMVAIGYGETRLLNQCANGVPCSEEDHQFNRRTEIKVIGGTFTR from the coding sequence ATGATCAAATATATACTTGTCTTCTTGTTTGTATCGCTACTTATCCAACCCCTGCAAGCACAGGAGCTGACAAGTCGCCGTACCCAGGCCGACCGTTTATTTGAAAGGGCCGAATATTTTAAAAGCCTTGATTTATACCTCAAACTGGCCGAGGCTGATAAGCCTCAACCATCTGTGATTGAACGCGTAGCCGATTGCTACCGCCTGATGAATAATTATGAACAGGCCGAGGAATGGTATGCCCGCGCCGCTGCCATGAAAGGGGTAAAACCTATATCGATATATTACTACGCCGAAGTTTTGCTACGCGATAAAAAGTTTGAAAAAGCCAAAGAACAATATAAACGTTACTTTGCCGGCGGCCCGAAAGATCAGCTTGATTTTAAACTGGCCGCTTGTGATTCGGCAGTTGCCTGGAGCAGCCGGGTTGGCAACTATAAAGTAACCAACGAAAAGAAGATGAACAGCATTTACGGCGACTGGGGTGTAAGCTACCTGAATACCGACCGCCTGATCTATACTTCCGACCGGTCAACAGGGGATTATAAGGGCGATAAGGGTATTTATTACCGTACCGGTAACGAGTGGCTTAAACTGTTCAAATATGATGTTGCGCATAACGAAACTGAAGAAATTGCATTTGACAACACCGGAGATATTAATTTAAGCAAAGATTACCACACAGGGCCAATGGCCGTAAATGCTACCGGCGATACCGCCTACATTACGGTTACCACACGTTTAAGCACAGGCGATCTTCCCGATATTAAGACACCGTTTGACCAGCACCTGTATATCAGGCGGCTAGAGTTGATAATGGCCACAAAAGCGGGCAATGGCAAGTGGGGTAATTTTAAAAGGTTCCCTTATAATAATGTGAATGCTTACTCCATAGGCCATGCGGCGCTTTCAAAAAACGGCCAGATACTTTACTTTACCTCTGATATGCCCGGCGGGTTTGGTAAAACCGATATCTGGTATAGCGAAAAAACATCCGATGGAAAATGGGGCAAACCCGTTAACTGTGGCAATACCATTAATACCCCGGCCGATGAAGCTTTCCCTTCCATAGGTGGTGATGGCAAACTTTATTTTTCGTCGCGCGGGTTACCGGGAATGGGCGGCTATGATATTTTTTCGGCTAAGGGGTCGGGGGCCATTTGGAGCACACCAGTTAACCTGAAATATCCACTAAATTCTACAAGCGACGATTTTTGCTTTGTAAGTATAGATGGCAGAACCGGTTATCTGTCATCAGACAGGCAAGGCGGACAAGGCAGTGATGACATTTACAGCTTTATTTACACCGGGCATGATAATCCCGAAAAACCAATAGCGGCAATAAAACCGCCAAATACTATACCTGCTACTAATAAAGCAGCAGTGGGTGTCCCTGCTCCTGGCGAAGGATTGGCAAATGCCACACCAACCATTTCATCAGGCAATGTACCAACACGCCTCATTACGTTACAGGGTAAAATTTTTGAAAGTACTAGTAGGCAGCCAATAGATTCGGTAACAGTGCTATTGAAAAACGCGCACGGCGAAACAATTGGTGGCGGCATGGCCTTAAAAAATCAAATGTTTTCATTCCCGGTTACCTCGGGGCAGGATTACCTGGTAGAGGCACGCCGGGTAGGTTATTATCCATCAACGCAGCGTATTTCAACCGCTGGCATGGATGCATCAGGCAATAAGGTAGTAACCGTCAACTTAAACCTAACCATCGAACACCTGGAAATAGGGAAAACCTTTATCATCCGTAATATTTACTATGACCTGAACCGGGCTAATATACGCCCCGATGCTATGGTTGAACTGGATAAACTGGTAGCTATAATGCGCGAAAACCCGACCATGAGGATCGAGCTTTCATCGCATACAGATTCCCGTGGATCTGATTATTATAACATGTTGCTCTCGTATGCACGCGCTATATCGGCAGTAGCCTACCTTAAACGTCATGGCATTGCAGAAAACCGTATGGTAGCCATAGGTTACGGCGAAACCCGCTTACTTAACCAATGTGCCAACGGTGTGCCGTGTAGCGAAGAAGACCACCAGTTTAACCGCCGTACCGAGATCAAAGTAATTGGGGGTACCTTTACCAGGTAG
- a CDS encoding PorP/SprF family type IX secretion system membrane protein, which translates to MDIFTTGKMIKAVKKYTLILLLSLGVKGYAQQGIQFSQYAFTGLTVNPAYAGYKEDWTLNMVSRLQWTGIPGAPKTGAVSIDGLTDDIYKNVGLGAVVTADQLGPQTTSSAYANYAYRLQLDDEDTRRLSFGIGFGVSQYSVDESKFQATDINDPGIGAGNISKLSPDFRFGVFYNSPTFYIGASALNILADANFKDNAAVVRESRTFYLTAGYMMPLTGSLDWKPSILIKEDLKGPTNVDLSTNFLLGKTLWLGASYRTGVPTFSKTALQTSLSHYDAISGIVQYYVSDRFRIGYSYDVNMNKLASYSNGTHELSLGISFSRRKERILSPRYF; encoded by the coding sequence ATGGATATTTTTACGACGGGGAAAATGATAAAAGCTGTGAAAAAATATACGCTGATATTATTGCTTAGCTTAGGTGTAAAAGGCTATGCACAGCAGGGCATTCAATTTAGTCAGTATGCTTTTACCGGTTTAACTGTAAACCCTGCTTATGCGGGATATAAAGAAGACTGGACGCTGAACATGGTAAGTCGCCTGCAATGGACGGGCATCCCGGGTGCGCCAAAAACAGGAGCTGTATCTATTGACGGGCTTACTGACGATATTTATAAAAACGTGGGCCTCGGAGCGGTAGTTACGGCCGATCAGCTTGGGCCGCAAACTACCTCATCGGCCTACGCAAATTATGCTTACCGTTTGCAACTGGATGATGAAGATACACGTCGCCTTAGTTTTGGGATAGGATTTGGCGTATCGCAGTATAGTGTAGATGAATCAAAATTTCAGGCTACCGACATTAACGACCCTGGCATTGGGGCAGGTAACATTAGTAAACTGTCGCCCGATTTTCGTTTTGGCGTTTTTTACAATTCACCCACATTTTACATAGGGGCATCTGCGCTAAATATACTGGCCGATGCTAATTTTAAAGATAATGCAGCCGTAGTGCGGGAATCGCGCACGTTTTATCTTACGGCCGGTTATATGATGCCCTTAACAGGCAGCCTGGACTGGAAACCATCTATCCTGATAAAAGAAGACCTTAAAGGCCCTACAAATGTAGACCTCAGTACTAATTTTTTATTAGGAAAAACATTGTGGCTTGGGGCATCCTATCGTACAGGCGTGCCTACCTTTAGCAAAACGGCATTGCAAACAAGTTTAAGTCATTACGATGCTATTTCGGGGATAGTACAATACTATGTCAGCGATCGTTTCCGTATCGGTTACTCGTATGATGTGAATATGAATAAGCTGGCCAGCTATTCTAACGGTACGCACGAACTTTCGTTAGGGATAAGCTTTAGCCGGAGAAAAGAACGGATATTAAGTCCGCGATATTTTTAA
- a CDS encoding T9SS type B sorting domain-containing protein: MRSVNYLSKNRHINLICIFFTAILFPVQAIFAEGSKELNANHGSRAFLVSGTTATQSFNFPTNGTMKVYAKVGEVINVGSSAQGMGSGTINLRAPNGNTYTSGSSTTVGRIVNRSQELAGPLPTAGGYIPYQHTVLAGEDGVWEVDFMPENGGQVSLENPEPVSSDADWVQPSGQYITAFDVSVRNVANTAFLTGRVYTNIFSGILGTFDVGFNGIFQVLTNDGYLYKFDNNGQAGNGFSFFANNKGFRKAGGTASYLSVNTLGGIDIQDPRAADTPTDITHKLFFNSPAADLPATAPTPTGTTWLLTPFVTPRITAQLSFTGTEGTLGKAGTSPLGGIFSFGANKNGTYTISIDVNNNGVFNDPIDKQITGQIINGTNTANWDGTNGLGGKVPVGNYSSTLNAILFGGEVHFPFFDVERNVNGILLTRLNGQSSPDFTVYWDDSQITFAPPSTPSSPIKNTTGQNSQINGHKWGSAGTSPTDFGDTKGLDTWSFIANTPAASTVSFQVREADLEVTDINVNGGGGCVGQTVTYTFTVKNNGPTDVTGSTFNFTFPSNLTNVTVVGAATTGISSSSNESTTTAAYTATLNLANGAIRTYTVTGKVTATPGGGNVAVTASILRTADVTDPDATNPDGAAPTDAQAECDSAPSGTGCNNVKTNTLNFLALPNAGLDQSIYQGDVVTLTDTNPGVWSEYASIPQTTIAAPTALTTTVSGFNDVGVYTFIRANASGCVDTVLITVVPKTVDIPSVFTPNGDGKNDTFTIPGILSFPGSQLLIFNRWGNEVYRSNNYQNTWDGNGLSEGTYYYVLNKKELSGNFTTFKGWIFLRRGK, translated from the coding sequence ATGCGCAGTGTGAATTACCTGTCTAAAAACCGTCATATAAACCTTATATGTATTTTTTTTACCGCTATTCTATTTCCGGTACAGGCCATTTTTGCCGAAGGAAGTAAGGAACTGAATGCCAACCATGGCAGCAGGGCTTTCCTGGTATCGGGCACAACTGCAACTCAATCCTTCAATTTTCCCACTAATGGCACTATGAAAGTTTATGCCAAAGTGGGCGAGGTGATCAACGTAGGTTCAAGCGCACAGGGTATGGGGTCGGGTACTATAAATTTGCGGGCCCCTAACGGCAATACCTATACCAGCGGTAGTTCAACAACAGTTGGGCGCATTGTTAACAGATCGCAGGAATTGGCTGGCCCACTGCCAACAGCGGGTGGTTATATTCCCTATCAACATACTGTATTAGCTGGCGAAGACGGTGTTTGGGAGGTTGATTTTATGCCCGAAAACGGCGGACAGGTAAGTTTAGAGAACCCTGAACCTGTATCATCCGATGCCGATTGGGTACAGCCAAGCGGGCAATACATTACTGCATTTGATGTTTCTGTGCGTAATGTTGCCAATACAGCTTTTTTAACCGGAAGGGTATACACCAATATATTTTCGGGCATATTGGGCACTTTTGATGTTGGTTTTAACGGCATATTCCAAGTACTGACAAATGATGGGTACCTATACAAGTTTGACAATAACGGCCAGGCGGGTAATGGTTTCTCGTTCTTTGCAAATAATAAAGGTTTCAGAAAAGCCGGTGGTACAGCATCGTACCTTAGTGTAAACACGCTGGGGGGAATAGATATACAAGACCCCCGCGCAGCCGATACGCCTACAGATATTACCCACAAACTATTTTTTAATTCACCTGCAGCCGATCTGCCTGCCACAGCGCCAACACCCACGGGCACCACCTGGCTGCTAACTCCATTTGTTACCCCGCGTATAACAGCGCAGCTTAGCTTTACAGGTACAGAAGGCACTTTAGGCAAAGCTGGAACATCACCCCTGGGCGGTATTTTTTCTTTCGGCGCTAATAAAAATGGCACTTATACCATATCAATAGATGTAAATAATAACGGTGTATTTAATGATCCTATCGATAAACAAATAACCGGCCAGATCATAAACGGCACTAATACTGCCAATTGGGATGGCACCAATGGCTTAGGCGGTAAAGTACCCGTCGGTAATTATTCATCAACCCTTAATGCCATACTTTTTGGGGGCGAGGTACACTTCCCATTTTTTGATGTGGAACGGAATGTTAATGGCATTTTGTTAACTAGGCTTAATGGCCAGTCATCGCCCGATTTTACGGTATATTGGGATGATAGCCAAATTACATTTGCCCCGCCCAGCACTCCGTCTTCTCCCATAAAGAATACAACAGGCCAAAACAGCCAGATCAACGGGCATAAATGGGGCAGCGCGGGTACAAGCCCAACCGATTTTGGTGATACCAAAGGGTTAGACACATGGTCGTTCATTGCCAATACGCCCGCGGCAAGTACTGTTAGCTTTCAGGTGCGGGAGGCTGATTTAGAAGTAACCGACATTAATGTTAATGGCGGGGGCGGTTGTGTTGGCCAAACTGTAACTTACACCTTTACCGTAAAAAACAACGGCCCTACCGATGTAACCGGCAGCACATTCAACTTTACTTTCCCATCTAACTTAACCAACGTAACTGTTGTGGGAGCTGCTACTACGGGTATATCTTCATCGAGTAACGAAAGTACAACAACAGCGGCTTATACTGCCACGCTTAACCTTGCTAATGGCGCCATACGCACCTATACCGTAACCGGAAAGGTAACGGCCACACCAGGTGGCGGCAATGTTGCAGTAACTGCCAGCATATTACGTACCGCCGACGTTACCGATCCTGATGCTACAAACCCCGACGGCGCCGCGCCAACAGATGCCCAGGCTGAATGTGACAGCGCACCATCTGGCACCGGCTGTAATAATGTCAAAACTAACACACTTAACTTTTTGGCCTTGCCAAATGCAGGCCTCGATCAAAGCATTTACCAGGGAGATGTAGTTACCTTAACCGATACAAACCCCGGCGTATGGTCTGAATATGCCAGTATACCGCAAACTACCATAGCTGCACCCACAGCCTTAACTACTACCGTTAGCGGGTTTAATGATGTGGGTGTATATACCTTTATACGCGCTAATGCATCGGGTTGTGTTGATACCGTACTAATAACTGTTGTACCAAAAACAGTAGATATCCCGAGTGTTTTCACCCCTAATGGCGATGGTAAAAATGACACCTTCACTATACCAGGTATCTTGTCGTTCCCGGGCTCGCAGCTGCTTATTTTTAACCGTTGGGGGAACGAGGTCTATCGCTCAAACAATTACCAGAACACTTGGGACGGCAATGGCCTTAGCGAAGGGACCTATTATTATGTGCTGAATAAAAAAGAGCTTAGCGGTAATTTCACAACTTTTAAAGGATGGATATTTTTACGACGGGGAAAATGA